From a single Piliocolobus tephrosceles isolate RC106 chromosome 21, ASM277652v3, whole genome shotgun sequence genomic region:
- the ACTL9 gene encoding actin-like protein 9, with translation MDARPPKPSESQSSLEAPRPGPNPSPNVVNMPLQRDPSSMVADWLPPKTGAVVIDMGTGTCKVGFAGQASPTYTVATILGCQPKNPATSGQSGLQTFIGEAARVRPELTLVQPLRSGIVVDWDAAELIWRHLLEHDLRVATHDHPLLFSDPPFSPATNREKLVEVAFESLRSPAMYVASQSVLSVYAHGRVSGLVVDTGHGVTYTVPVFQGYNLPHATERLDLAGNHLTAFLAEMLLQAGLPLGQQDLDLVENIKHHYCYVASDFQKEQARPEQEYKRTLKLPDGRTVTLGKELFQCPELLFNPPEVPGLSPVGLSTMAKQSLRKVSLEMRTNLTQNVLLCGGSSLFAGFEGRFQAELLRALPPKTHVVVAAQPTRNFSVWIGGSILASLRAFQSCWVLREQYEEQGPYIVYRKCY, from the coding sequence ATGGATGCACGTCCACCCAAGCCCTCAGAATCCCAGTCCTCCCTGGAAGCCCCCAGGCCCGGCCCAAACCCCAGTCCCAACGTAGTGAACATGCCCCTGCAGCGGGACCCCTCCAGCATGGTGGCCGACTGGCTGCCACCAAAGACGGGCGCGGTGGTTATTGACATGGGCACAGGCACCTGTAAGGTAGGTTTTGCTGGGCAGGCCAGCCCCACCTACACCGTGGCCACCATTCTGGGCTGCCAGCCTAAGAACCCCGCCACCTCGGGGCAGTCGGGGCTGCAGACGTTCATCGGCGAGGCAGCCCGCGTGCGTCCAGAGCTGACGCTGGTGCAACCCCTGCGCAGCGGTATCGTAGTGGACTGGGATGCCGCCGAGCTCATCTGGCGCCACCTGCTGGAGCACGACCTCCGAGTGGCCACCCACGACCACCCGCTGCTGTTTTCCGACCCACCCTTCAGCCCGGCCACCAACCGCGAGAAGCTAGTGGAGGTGGCCTTCGAGTCACTGCGCTCCCCAGCCATGTACGTGGCATCGCAGTCGGTGTTGTCTGTCTACGCCCACGGGCGTGTCAGCGGGCTGGTGGTGGACACGGGACACGGGGTCACCTACACGGTGCCCGTCTTCCAGGGCTACAACCTGCCCCACGCCACGGAGCGTCTGGACCTGGCGGGCAACCACCTGACCGCCTTCCTGGCAGAGATGCTGCTCCAGGCCGGCCTGCCCCTGGGACAGCAGGACCTGGACCTGGTGGAGAACATTAAGCACCACTATTGCTATGTGGCCTCCGACTTCCAGAAGGAGCAGGCCCGGCCAGAGCAGGAGTACAAGCGGACCCTGAAGCTGCCCGACGGGCGCACGGTCACCCTGGGCAAGGAGCTGTTCCAGTGTCCGGAGCTGCTGTTCAACCCCCCAGAGGTCCCGGGGCTGTCCCCCGTCGGCCTCTCCACCATGGCCAAGCAGAGTCTCCGCAAGGTGTCCCTGGAGATGCGCACGAACTTGACCCAGAACGTGCTTCTCTGCGGGGGATCCTCGCTCTTCGCTGGCTTCGAAGGTCGCTTCCAGGCAGAGCTGCTGCGTGCTCTGCCTCCCAAGACACACGTGGTAGTGGCTGCCCAGCCCACCAGGAATTTCTCTGTGTGGATCGGAGGCTCCATCCTGGCCTCCCTGCGCGCCTTCCAGTCCTGCTGGGTCCTGCGGGAGCAGTACGAGGAACAGGGTCCCTATATTGTGTACCGCAAATGCTACTGA